The following are encoded together in the Nymphaea colorata isolate Beijing-Zhang1983 chromosome 14, ASM883128v2, whole genome shotgun sequence genome:
- the LOC126409226 gene encoding uncharacterized protein LOC126409226 yields MDKAKEAIRDNLKEKKKLYMPIWKIIDKRWTGQLHQPLHVAAYYLNPAIRFSPTFKKDREVMHGLLDCINVLVEYSTEQDAVHNELDLYDSCFRNMGLPAAVRARTMMRPDLWWNRYEFDCPNLARFAVKVLSQTCSASGCERNWSVFQHIHSKKRNRLEHKRLNDPVFVRYNMRLKQRELEKSLARKHTSQFDPISLENFDDLEPWIEEEPATIFDDEDLECFNLEVEATEGFVDEGESATAGAGAEYVGEDLPILDDEEEEEYEDEDDEDYE; encoded by the exons atggacaaagcaaaagaggcaattcgagacaacttaaaggaaaagaaaaagttatatatgcccatatggaagattatagataaaaggtggactggacagcttcatcaacctcttcatgtagcagcttattatctaaatcctgcaattagattttctcctacatttaagaaggacagagaagtcatgcatggtttgttagattgtattaatgtgttagtggaatattctacagaacaagatgctgtgcacaatgagttggatctatatgatagttgttttcggaacatgggactacctgccgccgttcgagccaggacaatgatgcgtccag atttgtggtggaataggtatgagtttgattgtccaaacctagcacgttttgcagtcaaagtcctcagccagacatgcagtgctagtggatgcgaaaggaactggagtgtgttccaacatatccatagcaaaaaaaggaataggctcgaacataaaaggttgaatgaccctgtctttgttcgatataatatgaggttgaaacaaag agaattagaaaaatcattagcaaggaagcacacatctcagttcgatcctatcagcttggaaaattttgacgatctagagccatggattgaagaagaaccagctacaatatttgatgatgaagatcttgaatgcttcaaccttgaagttgaagcaacagaaggctttgttgatgaaggagagtctgctactgctggtgctggtgctgaatatgttggtgaagatcttccaattcttgacgatgaagaagaagaagaatatgaagatgaagatgatgaagattatgaatga